From the Bacteriovorax sp. Seq25_V genome, one window contains:
- the nusB gene encoding transcription antitermination factor NusB, translated as MNPANFSNKTAAREYAFKFIYRLFLDDFSEEKDAIIAEDAKYIEAIVEFEESYIKEDEEHIGNGLNPSIQNHGQKLIKGFLNEEKAILGTIEKSLNKRGLSSIGTIEKAVLSLGAYEILFEDTPKKVVLNEYINLVKKFGTKESSSFVNGVLDKIQK; from the coding sequence GTGAACCCGGCCAACTTCAGCAATAAAACAGCAGCAAGAGAGTACGCATTTAAATTTATCTATCGTCTATTCCTAGATGATTTTTCAGAAGAAAAAGATGCGATTATTGCAGAAGATGCAAAGTATATTGAAGCCATCGTTGAATTCGAAGAAAGTTATATCAAAGAAGATGAAGAGCATATAGGTAATGGTCTTAATCCTTCAATTCAAAATCATGGTCAAAAACTTATAAAAGGCTTTTTAAACGAAGAAAAAGCAATTCTTGGAACGATTGAAAAGAGCCTGAACAAAAGAGGTCTTTCTTCAATTGGAACAATTGAAAAAGCAGTTTTAAGCCTTGGTGCCTATGAAATTCTTTTTGAAGATACTCCAAAAAAAGTAGTTCTTAATGAGTACATTAATCTTGTTAAGAAGTTTGGTACGAAGGAATCTTCTTCATTTGTTAACGGCGTATTAGATAAGATTCAAAAATAA
- the nrdR gene encoding transcriptional regulator NrdR, translated as MYCPSCNAQETKVIDSRHLSDGLAVRRRRECLECGKRFTTYEKLQLQMPVIVKNDKRREPYNREKISKGIYKASQKRPVTTSDLNRLIDEIERALAENFPGEVSAKIVGEVTMQKLYQLDPVAYVRFASFYWSFKDINGFVDSLQKSIEKISISKGKHGEPGQLQQ; from the coding sequence ATGTACTGCCCGTCTTGCAACGCACAAGAAACAAAAGTTATCGACTCTCGCCACTTGAGTGATGGCCTCGCTGTTAGGCGTAGACGTGAGTGCCTTGAATGTGGAAAGAGATTTACCACATATGAAAAATTACAATTGCAGATGCCAGTTATAGTAAAGAATGATAAAAGACGAGAACCGTATAATCGTGAAAAGATCAGCAAGGGGATTTACAAGGCGTCGCAAAAACGTCCCGTTACAACCTCAGATCTTAACCGTTTAATAGATGAAATCGAAAGGGCACTTGCAGAGAATTTTCCAGGGGAAGTTTCAGCAAAGATCGTCGGTGAAGTTACAATGCAGAAACTTTACCAACTAGATCCTGTAGCCTATGTTCGTTTTGCTTCATTTTACTGGAGCTTTAAAGACATTAATGGTTTCGTCGATAGTTTACAAAAAAGTATTGAAAAAATAAGTATTAGCAAAGGAAAACATGGTGAACCCGGCCAACTTCAGCAATAA